A region of the Blastocatellia bacterium genome:
CCGAATAAACGGCTGTGATCGCCAGGCAAACAAATGCCGCTTCCAGCTTACCGATGTTGAGGGTGAGGCCGATGACTTTGGCCATACCCAGCGTGACCCAGCCCATAATGATGCAATTGACCAAGACGCCCAGATACAATGCCCGGAAGCCCCGCAAAAACGCTGCCGGTTTACCGGCGTAGCGAATCTCGATGAATTCGACATCGGTCATGACCTGAGCCCGCCGCCACAATCGGGCATAGAAGAACACCGTGAGCATCCCGCTCATGACAAAATTCCACCAGAGCCAGTTCCCCGCCACGCCATGTCGGGCGACCATCTCGGTCACGGCCAGCGGCGTGTCGGCAGCAAAGGTTGTCGCCACCATCGAAGTCCCGACGAGCCACCAGCTCAACCGACGATCCGAGAGAAAATATTCGTGCACACTTCGTCCGGCTCGTCGCGCGTAGTACAGTCCAATGGCCAACGAGAGGGCGAAATAGGCAACGATAATGATGGCGTCAACCGTCGTAAGCCGCATGACCCCGTTCACGTCTCACGTCGTGGATGTCACCCATCTAATTCTTCGTCTCATTTTTGCCGTGCTCCAGGACGGAAACAACATCCCCTCCCATCACCCGCCTATTTGGTCTCCTTCACGCCAACTTCTATTCCGAAGCCACGGGGATAGAGACCCGGAAAGGTGACCGGCAGCTTGCCTGTGATCGGCGCTTCGCCCAAAAGGGCTCGGGCCACAGCCCGCTGCGAGGGCACCGAGAGCCGATAGTCGCCCCATGCGAGCAAATAGGTGCCGATATCGGGATAAGTGAGCAGGAAATAGGGATTGCCGAAGGACACGACGATGAGCGGGAGGTTGTTTGCCAAAAGCGCGCGCAGAAGGCGATCTCCCGGGGGCGGCAACGCGATGCTGCCGCGATAGGACTGGGGACGCACGAAAAGACTCATGATAATCACGTCGAACCGAGCGACACGATCCAGGAGCATTTGAATCTCCTCATTTCCGGTGCGCGCATCAACGACAAACATTTCCGTTCGAGGAGCGCGTTTCTCCAGCTCGGCTGTCAATGTTCGCCCGGCGGCACTGCGATTTTCTTCGGCGACAACGGCCAGGTGAAGGATGCGCTTGTTCTTCGCGTCAGCCAGAGGAATGAGCTGCCGCGAATCCCGAAGCAGTGTGAGAGATCGTGCCGCGGCATCCTCCGCCGTCCGGACCGCGTCGGGTGCGGCCACGATGGTATCAATGTCATCGAGGTCAACAAACCGTTCGGTGAACAGTCCCAGTCGCACCTTAGCCGCGAGGATGCGCTCGACCGACGCATCAATTCGAGACTCAGGGATCTCTTTTTTCTGCACAGCCTCCACAATAGCGGCAATAGCCCGCTCGGGATTGGGAGGCATGAGGATCATATCGGCTCCAGCCCGGACGGCGCGCACAGCGGCATCTCCTGCTTCAAAATGGGCGACGATGCCCCCCATATCCATCGCATCGGTAACGATCAAGCCATTGAATCCGAGGTCTCGACGGAGCAATCCCGTGAGAATCGGCTCCGAGAGGGTGGCGGGAAGCGTCCCTGCACGTTCGTACTCGATGGGGGATACCGTCGGAAGGATCTTATCCGGCGGCGCTTCGGGGATCAACGGCGGGGCGGGGGTGGGATCAATCTGCGGCAGCGCAATGTGAGCCGACATGATGGCGGCCACCCCGGCGGCTATCGCCCGCCGGAAGGGAACCAACTCAACCTCCTCCAGCCGCTGGCGGGGAACGTTAATCACGGGCAAACTCCGATGGGAATCTACGCTCGTGTCGCCGTGCCCGGGAAAATGTTTAGCCGTCGCCAGGACGCCGTTCTCCTGCGCTCCACGAATAAAGGCTTCGACGAATTGTGCGACCATCTCCGGATCTTCCCCATAAGACCGAATGTTGATGATCGGATTCGCCGGATTGTTGTTCACGTCGGCCACCGGGGCGAAGATCATATTAATTCCCAGGGCCCGTGCTTCGCGCGCGGTAATCTTTCCCTGTTCGTAGGCCAGTGACGGATCCCCCGTGGCCCCGAGGCCCATATTGAAGGGGAAGGATGTGGCCTCCAGAATGCGCATGGCCGGACCGGCTTCCAGATCCGCCGCGACGAGCAAAGGAATCCGCGCCAGCTCCTGGAGACGGGCGATGTGAATCGCCGCTTCGTAGACGTTGGTGATCCCCACAATGATCCCGCCGATCTTGTTATCGAGAACGGCCTGCCGGAGCTTTTGAAAGGGCTCGCTCTGAACGTTCATGAACGGGGCATTCGTCCAGATCATCACCATCTGACTCACTTTCTCGTCCAGGCGCATCTTCTTCATGAGATCCCTGACGAATCGTTTCTCGCGTTCGGACAGAGGAGCTGTCACCGACGCCGGTCGCCGACCCCGCTGGGCAATCCCCGGTACGGCGATGAGCATGAGCAGCATGAGCATGACGAGCAGAGATCCGAGCCACCGGCCCGCTCGGCCAGAGCGAGAGGTTTTACACGTAATCGGTTTGAGTGCGGAGAATCGTTCGATCATAGCCACCTCACACTCCTTGTGATTTGCTGGCTTTGAGGGCAGCCAGACGAGCTGCGCTGAACTCCCTCCCGAGGGAGATCAAACACCCGCCGAGAAACGTCGTCACCGAGCCGACCAGAACATACCAGGGCCAGGCAACATGAGTGAAGAATCGCACATAGACCATCAGGCCAATTCCCACCGCCATGCCCACAAGCGCTGCTTTTTCATCCACCCGTCTTGTGAGAGTGCCGAGGAAGAAGACCCCTAAGATTGCCCCATTGGTGAAGGCGGCAATGCCGAGGACCTCGTCAACCACCCGTTGAGAGAGATGACGGGCAACCAATCCCACCGAGATCTGCACGAGTCCCCAGATGAGCGTCATCGCCCGTGACAGTTTGAGATCGTGGGCTTCCGAATGCTCCCGACGGCGCAACGGACGGTACCAATCGGTCATCGCCGTTGCCGCCGAGGAGTTGAGTGAGCTGGAAAGCGTGGACATCGCCGCCGCAAAAACAGCCGCAATCACCAATCCGACCAACCCCGTCGGCAGCTCGTTCACGATGAACGTCGGAAAGACGTGATCACTTCGGGCGAAGGGGACTGCCGGGGGATAGTGCTGGTAGAAAACAAACAGCATGACGCCGATCAGCAGGAAGAGAAGAAACTGCGCGAAGACGATCGCCCCGCTCGCTAATAAGGCAACGATAGCCTGTCGCGCCGTCCGGCTGCATAAATAGCGTTGAACCATGAGCTGATCAGTACCGTGCGTCGCCGTCGTAAGGAATGCTCCCCCCACCAGTCCCGACCAGAACGTGTAACTGCGACTCAAGTCCCAGGTGAAATCGAAAAATCGGAATTTGTCAAACTGCTCCCCGACGCGCACGATCTCGGCCCAGCCACCGGGAACGCGGTCGGCAATGATCAGGACCGCCGCAATCGCACCTGCGATGTAGATGAAAAATTGAATGACATCGGTCCAGATGACGGCCTTCATTCCGCCCAGATAGGTATAGAGGATCGTCACGCCTCCGATGATCAGGATGGACGTGGGATCACTCCACCCGGTGAGCGCCACCAGGACGATCCCTGTGGCGTAAAGACGGAAACCGTCGGCCAGACTCCGGGTGATGAGAAATAAACTCGCCGCCGCCCGGCGAACCGTTTCACCGAATCGAACTGTCAGGACCTGATAGACCGTCAGCAGTTCGCCGCGAAAGAAAAGCGGGATGAACAAGACGCTGATCAGGATGCGTCCCACCATGTACCCGCAGACCAATTGCATGAAGGTGAAATCGCCCCCCTCGCCATTGGCGCCTTTCATGAAGGCGTATCCCGGGACGCTGATGAAGGTCACGGTACTCGTCTCGGTCGCCACGATGGACAGAGCAATAGCCCACCAGGGAACCTCCCGCCCGCTGACGAAATAGTCTCGGGTCGTGCGCTGGCCGCGTGCGAGAAGGATACCGAGCAATGCCGTCCCCACGAGATA
Encoded here:
- a CDS encoding glycoside hydrolase family 3 N-terminal domain-containing protein, whose translation is MIERFSALKPITCKTSRSGRAGRWLGSLLVMLMLLMLIAVPGIAQRGRRPASVTAPLSEREKRFVRDLMKKMRLDEKVSQMVMIWTNAPFMNVQSEPFQKLRQAVLDNKIGGIIVGITNVYEAAIHIARLQELARIPLLVAADLEAGPAMRILEATSFPFNMGLGATGDPSLAYEQGKITAREARALGINMIFAPVADVNNNPANPIINIRSYGEDPEMVAQFVEAFIRGAQENGVLATAKHFPGHGDTSVDSHRSLPVINVPRQRLEEVELVPFRRAIAAGVAAIMSAHIALPQIDPTPAPPLIPEAPPDKILPTVSPIEYERAGTLPATLSEPILTGLLRRDLGFNGLIVTDAMDMGGIVAHFEAGDAAVRAVRAGADMILMPPNPERAIAAIVEAVQKKEIPESRIDASVERILAAKVRLGLFTERFVDLDDIDTIVAAPDAVRTAEDAAARSLTLLRDSRQLIPLADAKNKRILHLAVVAEENRSAAGRTLTAELEKRAPRTEMFVVDARTGNEEIQMLLDRVARFDVIIMSLFVRPQSYRGSIALPPPGDRLLRALLANNLPLIVVSFGNPYFLLTYPDIGTYLLAWGDYRLSVPSQRAVARALLGEAPITGKLPVTFPGLYPRGFGIEVGVKETK
- a CDS encoding sodium:solute symporter, which codes for MRLHPADIGIIVLYLVGTALLGILLARGQRTTRDYFVSGREVPWWAIALSIVATETSTVTFISVPGYAFMKGANGEGGDFTFMQLVCGYMVGRILISVLFIPLFFRGELLTVYQVLTVRFGETVRRAAASLFLITRSLADGFRLYATGIVLVALTGWSDPTSILIIGGVTILYTYLGGMKAVIWTDVIQFFIYIAGAIAAVLIIADRVPGGWAEIVRVGEQFDKFRFFDFTWDLSRSYTFWSGLVGGAFLTTATHGTDQLMVQRYLCSRTARQAIVALLASGAIVFAQFLLFLLIGVMLFVFYQHYPPAVPFARSDHVFPTFIVNELPTGLVGLVIAAVFAAAMSTLSSSLNSSAATAMTDWYRPLRRREHSEAHDLKLSRAMTLIWGLVQISVGLVARHLSQRVVDEVLGIAAFTNGAILGVFFLGTLTRRVDEKAALVGMAVGIGLMVYVRFFTHVAWPWYVLVGSVTTFLGGCLISLGREFSAARLAALKASKSQGV